From a region of the Fischerella sp. JS2 genome:
- a CDS encoding NAD(+) kinase, translating into MPKVGIIYNDVKPIAGRVAIELKEKFTAHGWDVCITTGIGGMLGYSTPESPICHTPIEGLTPPGFDSETKFAIVLGGDGTVLAASRLVAHCSIPMLTVNTGHMGFLTETYLNQLPQAVEQLMADKYEVEERAMLTVKVFRGDSIQWEALCLNEMVLHREPLTSMCHFEIAVGRHAPVDIAADGVIISTPTGSTAYSLSAGGPVVTPGVPALQLVPICPHSLASRALVFPDTEPVNIYPVNTPRLVMVVDGNGGCYVLPDDRVNVERSQYCAKFIRLQPPEFFRVLREKLGWGLPHIAKPTSVELP; encoded by the coding sequence GTGCCGAAAGTAGGCATTATCTACAACGACGTGAAACCGATAGCAGGCCGCGTCGCTATCGAACTTAAAGAAAAGTTCACCGCCCACGGTTGGGATGTCTGCATCACAACTGGCATCGGTGGTATGTTGGGTTACTCTACCCCAGAGAGTCCTATATGCCACACACCTATTGAGGGTTTAACACCTCCTGGTTTTGACTCAGAAACAAAATTTGCGATCGTACTAGGGGGCGATGGCACTGTTTTGGCAGCATCACGTTTAGTTGCTCATTGTAGTATCCCCATGCTGACTGTAAATACAGGTCATATGGGATTTTTGACCGAAACTTACCTCAATCAACTGCCCCAAGCAGTAGAGCAACTAATGGCGGATAAGTATGAAGTTGAAGAGCGAGCAATGCTCACTGTCAAAGTGTTTCGGGGAGATTCAATACAGTGGGAAGCCCTCTGCTTGAATGAAATGGTGTTACATCGGGAACCACTAACCTCGATGTGCCATTTTGAAATTGCAGTGGGTCGTCACGCACCAGTTGATATTGCTGCTGATGGTGTGATTATTTCTACGCCAACAGGTTCTACTGCCTATTCATTGAGTGCTGGCGGTCCGGTTGTGACTCCAGGTGTACCAGCATTACAGTTAGTGCCTATTTGTCCCCATTCCTTGGCATCAAGAGCATTGGTGTTTCCTGATACGGAACCAGTCAATATTTACCCAGTCAATACTCCTCGATTGGTGATGGTAGTTGATGGCAATGGTGGGTGTTATGTTTTGCCAGACGATCGCGTCAATGTAGAGCGATCGCAATATTGTGCTAAGTTTATCCGCCTGCAACCGCCAGAATTCTTCCGAGTTTTAAGAGAAAAACTCGGTTGGGGTTTGCCACATATTGCTAAACCTACGTCGGTGGAGTTGCCATGA
- a CDS encoding cytochrome b6-f complex subunit PetM translates to MGGEMFNAALLSFGLIFVGWALGTLLLKVQGAEEE, encoded by the coding sequence ATGGGCGGCGAAATGTTCAATGCAGCTCTACTATCCTTTGGCTTAATTTTTGTAGGTTGGGCTTTAGGTACTTTGTTACTAAAAGTTCAGGGCGCAGAAGAAGAGTAA
- the nblR gene encoding response regulator transcription factor NblR — protein sequence MTLAHNPCVLVIESDESLANQIAFDLKESGYDSVVAHDGVNGLQQSRDRQPALVVIDRMLAGESGLSLCKNLRTTGVRSPVLVLMARDTVDDRVACLEAGADDYFLKPYRSEDFLNLIRLYLKPDVDTTEQLRFADLVLDIATRRAIYNGRAIDLTMKEFELLKYLMEHPREVLTREQILENVWGYDFMGESNVIEVYIRYLRLKIEDEGQKRLIQTVRGVGYVLRES from the coding sequence ATGACGCTTGCTCACAACCCCTGTGTTTTGGTGATTGAAAGCGATGAGAGTCTGGCTAATCAGATCGCTTTTGACTTAAAAGAATCTGGTTATGATTCTGTTGTGGCTCATGATGGGGTAAATGGTTTGCAACAAAGCCGCGATCGCCAACCAGCTTTGGTTGTGATCGACCGGATGCTAGCAGGAGAATCTGGACTCTCTTTATGTAAAAATCTGAGAACTACCGGAGTGCGATCGCCTGTACTGGTCTTAATGGCACGGGATACAGTTGATGATCGCGTAGCTTGCTTAGAAGCAGGAGCAGATGATTACTTTCTTAAACCCTACCGTTCCGAGGATTTTTTAAATTTAATTCGCCTCTATTTAAAACCTGATGTAGACACGACAGAACAGTTACGTTTTGCTGATTTGGTTTTAGACATCGCTACCCGTCGCGCTATCTATAATGGACGGGCGATCGACCTAACAATGAAAGAATTTGAATTACTTAAATATCTTATGGAACATCCACGTGAAGTACTAACTCGTGAACAGATTTTGGAAAATGTTTGGGGTTATGACTTCATGGGTGAATCAAATGTGATAGAAGTGTATATTCGTTACCTACGTTTGAAAATAGAAGACGAAGGACAAAAGCGCCTGATTCAAACAGTGCGTGGTGTTGGTTATGTTTTGAGAGAATCGTAA
- a CDS encoding GAF domain-containing sensor histidine kinase, whose translation MLLGANAEILFCNVLGCKLLHRTETELLGTTAFGANWQVVQAGETAFTNPKLLLSQQENLVLGIAHPQNGSYIWLLVNTQPQDYKEQTICTFSHLPEQQSSQLSLRRTHTRLEQQNQVLLALAKSKTMAQGDFNTALDEITETAASTLGVERVSVWLYNRDRSKIHCLNLYEQTPNRHSNGAELAAVNYPAYFQALQTERTIAADDAYSDPRTYEFGTAYLPAVGVTSMLDAPIWLEGEMIGVVCHEFTGGVRHWTIEEQNFGGCIADLVTLAMEASQRQKAQEALRQSEAKFHKLTTHMPGMIYQFVLHPDGAMNFPYVSSYCWEMFELESEQIQQNAQLLLSQVHPDDRYSLDELIAISAETLEPWVWEGRFISPSGKLKWLSGASRPEKLANGDILWDGLLMDITECKQTEAALAKRERYLAILVEVQRRLLADDTDGSCYTHILEPLGQASGASRVYLFENYRDHSGQLFTYQRGVWCAGGINNPALSNLPLPEVFPHWIELLAKGDIVAGLATEFPQPEQGILATHHILSILVLPLMVNSEFWGFIGFDNCQEARPWDSLEVDLLAAAAAAVALHQERALAEKSLAQAKDELEIQVDKRTKALKDANQQLLIEIAERSAAQRALQVSLENLKKAQTQLVQSEKMSSLGQMVAGIAHEINNPISFIAGNLVYANQYTFDLLEILRLYQEYCPQPGSEIFQRSQEIDFDFLLTDLPKILESMQVGAKRISDIVLSLRNFSRLDEAEMKRVDLHAGIDSTLLILQHRLDSKNRNPQIQIIKEYGELPVVECYPGKLNQVFFNILSNAIDAIEDSNREESYKYQLPTIRISTELVANNVRVRIADNGPGISEQIKAQVFDPFFTTKPVGSGSGLGLSISYQIIVESHKGILSCASQEGKGTEFCIEIPVWQNVSC comes from the coding sequence ATGCTACTGGGTGCAAATGCAGAAATTCTCTTTTGCAATGTGCTAGGTTGTAAGTTGCTGCATCGCACAGAAACAGAACTCTTGGGAACTACTGCTTTTGGTGCTAATTGGCAAGTTGTGCAAGCAGGGGAAACAGCATTTACTAATCCAAAACTACTGCTTTCGCAACAAGAAAATTTGGTGTTAGGTATTGCTCATCCCCAAAATGGTAGTTATATTTGGTTACTGGTAAATACTCAACCTCAAGATTATAAAGAGCAAACAATTTGTACTTTTAGTCATCTCCCTGAACAACAAAGCAGTCAACTTAGTCTACGTCGTACTCATACTCGCTTGGAGCAACAAAATCAAGTTTTGTTAGCACTGGCTAAGAGTAAAACTATGGCACAAGGCGATTTTAATACTGCTCTAGATGAAATTACAGAAACTGCTGCTAGCACTTTGGGGGTAGAACGTGTCAGCGTCTGGCTGTACAATCGCGATCGCTCCAAAATTCACTGCCTTAACCTCTACGAACAAACCCCCAACCGCCACAGCAATGGCGCAGAACTAGCAGCAGTCAACTATCCAGCATACTTTCAAGCTTTACAAACAGAGCGTACTATTGCCGCAGATGATGCCTATAGCGATCCGCGTACCTATGAATTTGGCACAGCATATTTGCCTGCGGTTGGCGTCACATCTATGTTAGATGCACCCATTTGGTTAGAAGGGGAAATGATCGGTGTAGTTTGCCACGAGTTTACCGGGGGTGTGCGCCATTGGACTATTGAAGAACAAAATTTTGGGGGTTGTATAGCTGATTTAGTAACCTTGGCAATGGAAGCCAGCCAGCGTCAAAAAGCACAAGAAGCGCTACGGCAAAGTGAAGCCAAGTTTCACAAACTTACAACTCACATGCCAGGGATGATTTATCAGTTTGTCTTACATCCTGACGGTGCGATGAATTTTCCCTACGTCAGTTCCTATTGTTGGGAAATGTTTGAATTAGAATCAGAACAGATCCAACAAAATGCACAACTGTTACTATCACAGGTTCACCCTGATGATCGCTACAGTTTAGATGAGTTGATCGCTATCTCAGCCGAAACTTTAGAGCCTTGGGTGTGGGAAGGACGTTTTATAAGTCCTAGTGGTAAGTTGAAATGGCTTTCTGGTGCTTCTCGTCCAGAGAAACTAGCAAATGGCGACATTCTCTGGGATGGCTTGTTAATGGACATCACAGAATGCAAACAGACTGAAGCTGCTTTGGCGAAGCGAGAACGTTATTTAGCAATACTAGTAGAAGTACAGCGACGATTATTAGCTGATGATACAGATGGGAGTTGTTACACCCATATTTTAGAACCATTAGGGCAAGCTTCTGGCGCTAGTCGCGTTTACTTGTTCGAGAACTATCGAGATCACTCAGGACAGTTGTTTACCTATCAACGTGGCGTATGGTGTGCTGGAGGTATTAATAATCCAGCTTTATCAAATTTACCCTTACCAGAGGTTTTTCCCCATTGGATTGAATTGTTAGCAAAAGGTGATATTGTTGCAGGTCTTGCTACTGAATTTCCACAGCCAGAACAAGGTATACTGGCTACTCATCATATTCTCTCCATTCTAGTTTTACCTCTAATGGTAAATAGTGAATTTTGGGGATTCATAGGTTTTGATAATTGTCAAGAAGCACGTCCCTGGGATTCCTTAGAAGTAGATCTATTGGCAGCAGCAGCAGCAGCAGTTGCTCTCCACCAAGAAAGAGCATTAGCAGAAAAATCGCTGGCTCAGGCTAAGGATGAATTAGAAATTCAAGTCGATAAGCGAACCAAGGCTTTAAAAGATGCCAATCAGCAATTATTAATAGAAATTGCTGAACGTTCAGCTGCTCAACGTGCCCTGCAAGTTTCTTTAGAAAACTTGAAAAAAGCCCAAACCCAACTTGTTCAAAGTGAAAAAATGTCTTCTCTAGGGCAAATGGTTGCTGGTATTGCCCATGAAATCAATAATCCGATTAGTTTTATTGCTGGCAATTTAGTATACGCTAATCAATACACATTTGATCTTCTAGAGATATTACGCTTATATCAAGAATATTGTCCTCAACCAGGCTCGGAAATTTTCCAGCGATCGCAAGAAATAGATTTCGATTTTTTGCTAACGGATCTGCCCAAAATTTTAGAATCCATGCAAGTCGGTGCGAAACGTATTAGTGATATAGTCCTTTCTTTAAGAAACTTCTCACGCCTTGATGAAGCTGAGATGAAACGTGTCGATTTGCACGCAGGAATTGATAGTACCCTGTTAATCTTACAACACCGACTTGATTCTAAAAATCGCAATCCTCAAATTCAAATTATTAAAGAGTATGGTGAATTACCAGTTGTTGAATGCTATCCGGGTAAACTCAATCAAGTCTTTTTTAATATTTTGAGTAATGCAATTGATGCCATAGAAGATAGTAATCGGGAAGAAAGCTACAAATACCAATTACCTACTATTCGTATTTCCACTGAACTTGTTGCTAATAATGTACGGGTACGAATTGCTGATAATGGCCCTGGGATAAGTGAACAAATCAAAGCACAAGTATTTGACCCCTTCTTTACTACCAAACCTGTGGGTAGTGGTTCTGGCTTAGGATTATCTATTAGTTATCAAATTATCGTTGAAAGTCACAAAGGCATTTTGTCTTGCGCTTCCCAAGAAGGGAAAGGAACAGAATTTTGTATTGAAATTCCGGTTTGGCAGAATGTTAGTTGTTAA
- a CDS encoding SDR family oxidoreductase: MTLLIVGATGTLGRQVARRAIDEGYKVRCLVRSAKKAAFLKEWGAELVPGDLCYPQTLKTALEGVTAVIDAATSRPTDSLSIKQVDWEGKVSLIQACLAAGIERFIFFSILDADKYPEVPLMEIKRCTEIYLAESGLNYTILRLAGFMQGLIGQYGIPILENQPVWVTGESSPIAYMDTQDIAKFAIRALSVPETEKRTFPVVGTRAWSAEEIINLCERLSGREARVTRMPINLLRTVRKMLRFFQWGWNVADRLAFTEVLASGKPLNAPMEEAYQVFGFDAKDTTTLESYLQEYFNRILKKLKELDYEKNKKKKEKKTPFKKVDN, from the coding sequence ATGACGTTATTAATAGTCGGTGCCACTGGCACCTTGGGAAGACAAGTGGCCCGTCGTGCCATTGATGAGGGGTATAAAGTACGTTGTCTTGTCCGGAGTGCTAAGAAAGCCGCATTTCTCAAAGAATGGGGTGCGGAACTTGTACCGGGAGACCTGTGCTACCCCCAAACATTAAAAACTGCATTAGAAGGTGTTACCGCAGTCATAGATGCGGCTACCTCCCGTCCTACCGATTCCTTAAGTATTAAACAAGTGGATTGGGAGGGCAAAGTATCCTTAATTCAAGCGTGTTTAGCAGCAGGTATAGAGCGTTTTATATTCTTTTCCATACTGGATGCCGATAAATACCCAGAAGTACCACTGATGGAAATTAAGCGGTGTACAGAAATTTATTTGGCAGAGTCGGGCTTAAATTACACCATATTGCGACTAGCTGGTTTTATGCAAGGCTTGATTGGTCAATATGGCATTCCTATTTTAGAAAATCAGCCAGTTTGGGTAACAGGTGAATCTTCACCCATTGCCTACATGGATACTCAAGATATAGCTAAATTTGCAATTCGGGCACTAAGTGTACCAGAAACTGAAAAGCGAACTTTCCCGGTTGTAGGTACTCGTGCTTGGAGTGCAGAAGAAATAATTAACTTGTGCGAACGTCTATCAGGCAGAGAAGCTAGAGTCACACGAATGCCAATCAATTTACTACGTACAGTCCGCAAAATGCTACGGTTCTTCCAGTGGGGATGGAATGTAGCAGACAGGCTGGCATTTACAGAAGTACTGGCCAGTGGCAAACCTCTCAATGCTCCAATGGAAGAAGCATACCAAGTCTTTGGCTTTGATGCTAAAGACACCACAACCCTCGAAAGCTACTTGCAAGAGTACTTCAACCGTATTCTCAAGAAGCTGAAAGAGCTAGACTACGAAAAAAATAAAAAGAAAAAAGAGAAAAAGACTCCTTTTAAAAAAGTTGATAATTAG
- a CDS encoding DUF192 domain-containing protein: MTKIMFSIFLSVLLIGCSTPIQVKSSTNTPSSQVQSVKTEQLSIDTSKGQQLPISARAVVPNGAIIDLEVAQTPEQQAMGLMYRPALSPNRGMLFQFPTPMAVSFWMKNVPVPLDMVFLRKGVVQMVTTAPPCNADPCPTYGPKTQVDQVIELRSGRAEELGLKKGTSIKIDFLQAGNLR, translated from the coding sequence ATGACTAAAATCATGTTTTCAATATTTCTGAGTGTGCTGCTAATAGGCTGTTCAACTCCCATACAAGTAAAATCTTCTACAAATACACCTAGTTCTCAAGTTCAATCAGTGAAAACTGAACAATTATCAATTGATACAAGCAAGGGTCAGCAGTTACCTATTTCTGCTCGGGCTGTTGTTCCCAATGGCGCCATAATCGATCTGGAAGTGGCGCAAACTCCAGAACAACAGGCGATGGGATTAATGTACCGACCTGCTTTAAGTCCAAATCGAGGGATGTTGTTTCAATTTCCTACACCAATGGCAGTTAGTTTTTGGATGAAAAACGTACCTGTACCTTTAGATATGGTTTTTCTGCGAAAAGGCGTTGTGCAAATGGTTACTACTGCTCCACCTTGCAATGCTGATCCCTGTCCCACGTATGGCCCTAAAACCCAAGTAGATCAGGTAATTGAACTACGTTCTGGACGAGCCGAAGAACTGGGGTTAAAGAAAGGCACTAGTATCAAAATTGATTTCTTGCAGGCAGGAAATTTGCGGTGA
- a CDS encoding GrpB family protein, with amino-acid sequence MDEVVIAEYDPRWQIMFAEEAIRIWQVLGSDLVVEIEHIGSTAIPGLAAKPVIDIMVGVRSLEDAKQAIPVLEVLSYVYWRDDPRSGRMFFVKGMPPYGKCRTHHVHIVEAHGEFWQRKLFRDYLRMHPEEAKRYEALKRDLVARFPTDREAYTNGKSEFIHIVMVKAQCQH; translated from the coding sequence ATGGATGAGGTGGTGATTGCTGAATACGATCCGCGATGGCAAATTATGTTTGCGGAAGAAGCAATACGTATTTGGCAAGTACTAGGAAGTGATTTGGTTGTTGAGATTGAGCATATTGGTAGTACGGCGATACCAGGACTTGCAGCCAAACCAGTGATTGATATTATGGTGGGAGTGCGTTCTTTAGAGGATGCCAAACAAGCTATTCCTGTGTTAGAAGTGCTGAGCTATGTTTATTGGCGAGATGATCCACGTTCAGGAAGGATGTTTTTTGTGAAAGGAATGCCGCCATACGGCAAATGTCGCACGCATCACGTTCATATTGTTGAGGCACATGGTGAATTTTGGCAGCGAAAGTTATTCCGGGATTATTTGCGGATGCATCCTGAAGAAGCAAAGCGTTATGAAGCTTTAAAAAGAGATTTAGTAGCACGTTTTCCTACAGATCGAGAAGCTTATACTAATGGCAAGAGCGAGTTTATTCATATAGTGATGGTAAAAGCACAGTGTCAACATTAG
- a CDS encoding DUF2949 domain-containing protein has translation MLPSNYTQLIRFLQEDLAISTASIDVALRHSKQDPGPLPMILWQYGLITLEQLEQIYDWLETAA, from the coding sequence ATGCTACCATCTAACTACACACAACTAATTCGTTTTCTACAAGAGGATTTGGCAATTTCTACTGCCTCTATTGACGTTGCGCTTCGTCATAGTAAGCAAGACCCTGGGCCTTTGCCAATGATTCTTTGGCAGTATGGGTTGATAACCCTTGAACAGTTAGAACAAATCTATGACTGGCTGGAGACTGCGGCATAG